A window of Eucalyptus grandis isolate ANBG69807.140 chromosome 4, ASM1654582v1, whole genome shotgun sequence genomic DNA:
cctttctgttCTCGTCAAAATTAAGATTAGAGGATCTATACTCTTCATGGGATAGCGCGCCTCCAAAGAGGTCCTCCCCACtcacaaaaaaagttgcttAACTTTTAAGTCCACACCCatctatttttcatgaaagtggATGGATTGCAAGTTGACgtccaaaaattcaagaagatACGCTACACACTGGCACCGGGATGAGGCTGTAGTGGCATGTTCATCGTATGACAATAGTTAATTAAACCTCAAATCAAAGATTATGTATATCGGTGTGGAACTCTTCTAATAATATTCGAAGAGGTCGGCAATGGAGATCATTGATctttccatttttcgaaaaagaaagtgCGAAAGTGCAATCACCAAAGGGTATGCTCGTCAATTCACACGTTGCTCCCCATTAACTACAGCACTTACAGGACTTCTATAAGAGGAGAAAAGGAGGCACCATGATTCCATGTCTACCCAAAACCCACAAAGCAAACAGGATTGCATCATTCCCTGCCCCAGGCACAGCTTGCCTCTAGCTTGCCTTTAGCTTTGCGCCCAAAAACGAAACAATCGAGCAAAAAGATGGATCAAAATGACAACCTGATGAAAGTCCAGAATGTTCACAAAATCAACAGCAAGAACAGCCACTTCCTCATGAGGGCTTTGAAATTTGTCATCTCGATCTCTCTGCTGTCCTTCGTTGTGTGTTATTCCTCAGGATACTCTTTCTTCCCTCACTCCTTCAACCTCTGCTTCTCCACGATCCTCTTTCGATTTTCACTCGCTCCCTTGAGAGGAAGTTCATGTTCCTCGTCTGCAACGGGATCTTAGCTTTTCTTGCCAAGAGCTCCTGCAGTTCTAGCAGCTCTTCGCCATCTGGGTCTGATCTTGATGGTGATGATGAACTGTTCAGGAAAAAAGACAGGTCGGCTTGGGATGACTTACCTGAGGATGAGATCAAAGTTTCAGCTTCTGGATCATCAGAAGTTGAAGCTGTGACTGCTGAAGATGCCGCTACTACTGGGTATAACGAGTACCAGGAAAATAATCTGGTTCTTGCagctgaagaaggagaagaagagggggaggaggaggacgagaaaCTTCAAGTTCAGGGAAAAGAtacagaggaagaagatgaagctgAGCAACAGGAAGAGCAAATATTACAAGATACAGGAgcagaagatgaaaatgaaacttgggTCGTGGAAGATGATGACAGACACagcaaacaagaagaagaagaactagaaGAACGTGGCTACATGGGGAAAGAACCAGAATCACCAGCAGTTGCTACAGGTAGTGAAGAGATGATGAGTACGGAGGAGTTGAATAAAAAGTTCGAGGAATTCATTAGGAAGATGAAAGAGGAGATCAGGATTGAAGCTAAAAGTCAGCTGATTGCAGTGTGATTGCAAGACAATCATGTACATAACGAGCCAACTAAGCGAATCCCATCAAGGGTTTGTCCCTTTTAGGGTGGCTGGCGACGAAGCTCTCATGTTCATGACTTCTGTTTTCTTTCGAGGTCATCATGTTGTCTTTTTCTCGCACCGTTAGCCCTGTCCTAAGATCAAATAGCAGCTAAGTTTAATAAACAAAATCTCTAGCCTTTCTTCTTCTACCTCCCTCAAATTATATCTATCTGCCTAGCTCTTGACGTTCAACAGcgaagaacaaatttctatgcatcttcatcttctctttaCAGCTCTTCAGCAAGAGTAGAAtccaaggaaaaggaaagacgGATCACGTCGTAATCtataaaatgaaagttttgtGTTTTTGACATCATTTGTATTCGTAACTTTCAAAAGTCGCGGTCTAATAAGCCCCCCAAAAAAGAGGATCAAGCCCGTAATCTTGGAGGTAGTCCTCTAATCATTCGTCGTTCCGTACTCTCGTTCTCTCTTCGCGTGTGAAAGGGACGAACGCGGAAACGGCGCGCTCTTCAGTTGACTTGGGGCTGGAGTAACGTAGAAAATGCTAGAAAGAGGGAGACTCCCCTTGTCGTTGGACAAGTAATTATTACTATGACAGAACTAAAGGGTCATGCTCTTTCGACACGCTCACGAGTGATGTGATCATGTGATGTAATGCCTCTACTCTACTGCAGCAAATGAAGCTTCCGGGTTCCTTTGCATCGGAAACAACGGAAGTACCAAATTCTCAGTAAGAAAGAGATGATGACATTAAGGAATAAGATAATCATGGCTGTTTGATGACGGAAAGAGTAATGAAAAACAACAGCGATATTACAACTTTGTAGAAGTTTTTCCCAAGTTTAGGCGGCATAGTCTCATCTTGTTGGATATATTGAACAAGCCATGAATTGGTATTTCTCACtctaaaattcttcaaattcattagaATGCATATGATTTCATAGTTTTATAATAAATACCCCGAAATTACTAGGGGTTACCCATGGCCACCCTTCTCACTTGTAAAGGGAAGATAGGGAATTTGATTCTTCACATCATCTAAGGGCTGGGGTTTAGATACGCAGGTGAGGGGTAGAAAGTGATATAAGATAAgatcagacccaaaaaaaaaaaaaaagatatctcAAGATGTATCTCAGAAAAGCTTTAGATTTGACTTTGAGATtattaactaaattgaactttGGTGACTAATGGGCAATATCAAGTCATCTTTTACACAAGGACTCAAATCTACAGACCAGCACTTCTCATTCTCATTTTGTGTGTGAGGGGGGAGGATTTGCATATTTCCAATAGGTTTTAACAGTAGCTAGAAAGCGAAGGTCTCAATATCTCAGAACATATTACAAGAATTTTGTGCTATGATTAGTTATATGATTGCACATCATTGAAAAACTTAAACAAAAGTTGCTGATTTTTTTGACAAGGGACTGCACCACGAAAGCCACTACTATCTTTGAGCCTATATGTATTTTGCATTATAATAACCCAAAGTTGACCATGCCAACTTTGTGCGACTCTTCAATTATTTAGTTTTCTTTCCATCACATGCACATAAAAATGTTCTTAGAGGCAGACCAGAAGATGTGGGTGGTGAAGGAAAGGCGATTGAGATACAATATCTCAAACCTTTTTATTAACAACACACTTTATAACTGCGCAAGACCCACCAAAGATATGTACTGATCGTACACAGAGAAACGAGACGAAGTTCATGATCATCACTAGCTAGGAGAAGCCAAAGTGACTCTGAAATCTGAGCTTCGACCTCAATGATAACATGCCTTTTAGACAGACAAGATGGCCTCAGTTAGACTGAGCAGAAGCGCCAAAACCGACTCTTAGACAATCTTCCCAAGTCGTAGAAATCCCCTTTTGCTTCTGCCACCTACCTCACGTGCTCTCCAGTGGAGGAGCTCCAAGTGTCGGCTCTTTGAAACGACGGGTGCCAATTATTTGGTGcatcattcaattcaagtagATGCAAGGGGAGAAAGTAGCATACCATGACTTGAGACCCTCTTGGTTTCATCATCAATTTCTTGTGGTCTACATGATCTTTTCCATAGAATGTCAAGCTACATAATGGGCACACTCAATTATCcaataatgtaaaaaaaaaaaaaacccaataatgtgtttttttttggggagggaGGGGGTTTTTTTGGGGAAACGGGGGGGTTGGGTGGGTTTTTTTTGGGTTGTTGAAACTTGAAAGCAATCACGTCTAAGAATATAAGCACATAGAAAATCCTCTAGTGTGGAAGATTAGGGCACATCgcaaaaaaaaatcgtaaaaatCACGAAGCAAAATTGACATCGTGTTATGATCCAGATACTAAATAGCGTCCTCAAATCCATATGCAATTATCTTGATAAATCAATAATGTAAGGATGGTTCTTCATAACAATATGGTATATCATATGGGATTGATGTTTAGGATCATCTTGAATCGGTGAAAAAAAAACCGTTAAAGTCTTGTATCAGTATTCAACAGAACTGACAAGCTCagtacttttttgtttttccttgaaCACAAATACACATGGCAATACTTTCCTTCAAAGAACGACTATTTCATGTGCATCAACAGCAAAtcggaacaaagaaaaaagtttagggcCATTTTACATCGCAACGAAACAAAAGACAAGCCCCCCGAAGTGCCAAGATTTTAATGTGACAAGGAAAGGACATGTTGGCTGAGAACTCCTGGTGAAGGAGACGTTCCTCTCTCTCCTAGTGTTGTGAAAACCGACCATTCCTTGAGCTCCGTACACTTATGTGGTCTCAAGAACTCTGCTCATCATTTTCAACTTCTGCACCACTTCACTATATCCACAAAATATCTGTTAAAATGAGAGCGTGCTAAGCTTTAGACATGGGGccatcttgagagagagagagagagagagagagaagaagaagaagaaaaaggaggttCATATTGAACTGGAAATACGTCAAAAACAGGGGCACGtgacattcaataaaaaaacgAGTGGTCTAGAGACATCCAACAAGGGACGGAGAACTGATGAAACGCAAAGTGTTTTGGCTGTGTCTTGGAGTGTAGATGATTCAGTAGTCCCAGTCATTTGTTCCAAAATACTCAATCTATCGTACACATGAAAGAACCATCTGTGCCTATCCGTATGTGCAATGTGAACGTGGGGTCCTTGAAATTCAATCACCACAGCAGTATTTTTGTCAGCAGTATTTTTGTCTAGAGTTAAGCTGTATACACTCCAAAACCGTCTTCTAATCGCAAACTATTAAGTAAAATGATCTCCTGATACGGTACAGGagcataagatttttttttttcgtcagCCGAAGCATCATACCATAGGTGACAAGTTTGTCATCCCACACATTCTTCTGTTCATGTTCTCAGCCAAACGGCATAATGCCCGTGCTCCGTGCGTGCATGAGGTAAAGCTTGCATTGGGAAAGTGTTAACATAGCGTGCACTGTGGTTTAATAACTTTGACAGTTTAGGCTTTTACAAGTAGGAATGGTCTAACAATTACACAGAACAGAACCAGGGGACTTTTACAAATGGGAGGCATCAGCaatgggtctctctctctctctctctctatctgcaGGAGACTTGAACCTGAATCAACAATAGTATGCGTAGAAAATTCTAGCCACGGATCAATAATTTTACTCAGCTGGAGAAATGACGGTGGACATGATAAGATTCAAGATCCCGATTTGATGTGGGGATTGTCTAGATatatattttcatcttttgctttttgcttaatcaaactttttgctttttgcttaaTCAAATTTTCACAACAGATGcacattttttaaaacaaaagcatttgaaATATGGGCAACGTATAAATGTTGACACGTGAattcacatataattttttcataaatattttaaatttggataatattttgtaattttaacaaaaaatgattttaattaATCCTAAACAAACAAGTCCTTATTTTCCTTGTattaaggattttaatttttagattattatcTTAGAGATACaggtaatttcaattttatttttattccttaaaattgattagattcAACGTAACATTTCAATTAAACATTCACGAGATTTTCTTAACTTTCATTAAATAGTTTCggttaaatttgatttaattttgacaaaaattgatCTTACTTAATCTTAGACAACAAGTCCTTAACGTTTGATTGTTAAGCAATTTACATTGGTCCCTTCTTTTATTGTAAACAGCTTACACCtttgaattaataaattatcGAGATTTTATCTCTGGTGCGCTTTGTGTGTGTACTTCACTGTTTTGCATCAGGAGAAGATTGAAGTCTCCCAGCCTCAACAGTGAAGAACGGAAGCTAATGCAAGTTAAACATTTACACTTCCATTCacccaaaaaaaggagaaagatatTACGCCATCCATTTGAAACAATCCATATACATGAGATGTTATGAAGATATTTCATGTCTTCCCAGCATGTCATAACATTGACTGCCAAGCCAAAAGAAATGCAATCAAAATTTGCCGCCACATAGACAAAGAAGAATGAAGCCTTTTCATTAAGAAATTCATCTGCATTACTTGAATGCAGCTAATCTACTTCAGTTATTTTTTGCATACAAATTGTACAAAGAGTACCTTGTGCCTATGTCCACATCCTCGG
This region includes:
- the LOC120292789 gene encoding glutamic acid-rich protein-like, with product QPDESPECSQNQQQEQPLPHEGFEICHLDLSAVLRCVLFLRILFLPSLLQPLLLHDPLSIFTRSLERKFMFLVCNGILAFLAKSSCSSSSSSPSGSDLDGDDELFRKKDRSAWDDLPEDEIKVSASGSSEVEAVTAEDAATTGYNEYQENNLVLAAEEGEEEGEEEDEKLQVQGKDTEEEDEAEQQEEQILQDTGAEDENETWVVEDDDRHSKQEEEELEERGYMGKEPESPAVATGSEEMMSTEELNKKFEEFIRKMKEEIRIEAKSQLIAV